A window from Anopheles funestus unplaced genomic scaffold, idAnoFuneDA-416_04 scaffold_68_ctg1, whole genome shotgun sequence encodes these proteins:
- the LOC125774304 gene encoding uncharacterized protein LOC125774304 encodes MKIDATESVFWSDSTVTLNWIASPPNTWKTFVANRVAEIQNYSHPRQWKHIPGTSNPADLVSRGMSAAEMLKSSMWRCGPDWLALPASNWPISNPSLATETDMETRQAVHLELVGDLTTAGFLAALHRFTSRRGLPSDIHSDNGKNFEGAAHELNELFELFQNEQLQNVIASKCSDLGITWHFTPPKAPHFGGLWEAAVKTAKRHLYRHLGSSRLSYEGYCTILQQIEAAMNSRPLLPLTDDPNDLAALTPAHFLIGTSMHAVPVPDYTRLKAYTLDELQSWQLLVQRFWKHWATEYLQEMQKDNKVVNRSEIVPGRLVILVDDSLPITRWPLARIVEIHPGEDQLTRVVKLKTAK; translated from the exons ATGAAAATCGATGCGACCGAATCGGTTTTCTGGTCGGATTCAACTGTGACGCTAAACTGGATTGCGTCTCCACCCAACACCTGGAAAACATTCGTGGCGAATCGTGTTGCTGAGATCCAGAATTATTCGCATCCCCGACAATGGAAGCACATTCCAGGTACATCGAATCCTGCAGACCTGGTGTCCCGAGGGATGTCCGCAGCTGAGATGCTGAAAAGTTCGATGTGGCGTTGTGGTCCCGATTGGTTGGCTTTACCTGCCTCTAACTGGCCTATTTCGAATCCATCACTGGCTACTGAAACGGATATGGAAACTCGTCAG GCGGTTCACCTGGAGCTGGTTGGCGATCTCACCACTGCAGGATTCTTGGCCGCTTTGCATCGGTTTACATCCCGGCGCGGATTACCATCTGATATACACTCGGATAATGGGAAAAACTTTGAGGGTGCAGCACACGAACTTAATGaactgtttgaattgtttcagaACGAACAGCTACAAAACGTCATCGCATCCAAATGTTCCGACTTGGGTATCACTTGGCACTTTACCCCACCTAAGGCCCCACATTTCGGTGGATTGTGGGAAGCCGCGGTAAAGACGGCCAAACGACATCTCTATCGGCACCTAGGCAGTTCGAGGCTGTCGTATGAAGGGTACTGCACCATTCTGCAGCAGATAGAAGCGGCAATGAACTCGCGTCCTTTGTTGCCGCTGACGGATGACCCGAATGATCTGGCGGCGCTTACTCCTGCGCACTTCCTTATTGGCACGTCGATGCATGCGGTGCCTGTTCCCGACTACACCCGCTTGAAGGCCTACACGTTAGACGAATTGCAGAGCTGGCAATTGCTTGTTCAACGCTTCTGGAAGCATTGGGCAACAGAATATCTGCAGGAGATGCAGAAGGATAACAAGGTGGTGAATCGTAGTGAGATAGTACCTGGCAGACTGGTCATCCTAGTGGACGATTCGCTTCCCATCACCCGATGGCCCCTCGCACGCATTGTCGAAATACATCCCGGAGAGGATCAGCTTACGCGTGTAGTGAAGCTGAAAACGGCGAAAG